One genomic segment of Halococcus sediminicola includes these proteins:
- a CDS encoding DEAD/DEAH box helicase, whose product MVSLLPEYPFFIDYRDEMLSRLSSIEQLAVLDDEIANKAVLSRYQGPVDSFEWRYLESHYDDLFVKFLLDRITGIVDTTPVETHKRDFHQFRHGIARLNRHLPTQRSVTTTTLAKPAERILLKRLRQSGFNPDDLSLSYIERGGGLYLLELFVSAAQQQALHRGPLLTTLLNEASTLGEGNQDSVSELLNYPVLMVTPWKNQRDGLNRWLENDQKGILEMATATGKTVAGIAAIAYLCGDLPEHPDQEPATNDAKILVVAHSNAILKQWEREIQEKLGLPMPERTDADLPDKLHFATGKVEFYTAQSLLPRYDRDLEDEYDLVIYDEVHHYSNVKGFGKAITRPNYKAAIGLSATIGDEDGPKRRQLEQVLAPVVYTYGLQEALADSIIPEFEWTVHPTALDPHERSEWQKTTDSITNTFRAIKASPETRRALERLSVPFTEMRDLGDFIQAFQAAGIERNGNVPDSWERLQAAIQSRNWIRHRSRPKLDDAIRLAKDYLIDSDQQVKLVIFSMDIASANRIAEELREISDNVFLAHSKLASSSKKNTKLVQQNIDGFAKAQNGVLVSPRLLDEGIDVPDAEVGINVAGTKTQLQLVQRMGRILRKHGDKKPHFHHYISVPDEEYLEGLDSKEYAQELNWVRELGTKIGQQPIIDDATVNPDVIHHAEQRGNELWAQDLLNDIGVETVQGTIHLDQVLEDLTGPAAGTIRSHLEIDDNELSRDTWQATMEELREQDLLPVPVLQRVWWLFPLYRERPSELDELLVEVVRVKGDDRKTSTATTSEQESAIEDEKDVEADQDLNESEPLESAQQSGPPDVGQQDTIRANGSNGKSDDKCVSHGQSKKCDDPEGKGEINAEPKSPQQPISITDTSRSSNRYSDKTRRRETPAIENKDSNLQGTARLSEFEWQQSEGLLAKLWKRIRGR is encoded by the coding sequence ATGGTCAGCCTCCTCCCCGAATATCCCTTCTTCATCGACTACCGGGATGAAATGCTATCGAGACTCTCTTCGATTGAACAGTTGGCTGTATTGGACGATGAAATCGCCAATAAGGCGGTTCTTAGTCGGTACCAGGGACCGGTCGATTCGTTCGAATGGCGATATTTAGAAAGTCATTATGATGACTTGTTCGTCAAATTCCTCCTCGACCGGATCACGGGGATTGTCGATACAACACCGGTTGAGACACACAAACGAGATTTCCACCAATTTCGCCATGGTATTGCAAGGCTCAACCGACATCTCCCGACACAACGGTCTGTTACTACCACAACGTTAGCGAAGCCAGCCGAACGGATACTCCTCAAGCGCCTTCGACAATCCGGCTTCAATCCGGACGACCTCTCGCTATCGTATATCGAGCGAGGTGGTGGACTGTATCTCCTTGAGCTATTCGTCTCCGCTGCACAGCAGCAGGCACTACACAGAGGGCCATTGCTGACGACACTCCTCAACGAAGCTAGTACCCTCGGAGAGGGGAATCAAGATTCAGTTTCAGAGCTACTCAACTACCCGGTGTTGATGGTCACTCCGTGGAAAAACCAACGTGACGGACTCAACCGGTGGCTAGAGAACGATCAAAAAGGTATTCTTGAGATGGCAACTGCGACCGGCAAAACCGTCGCTGGTATCGCAGCAATAGCATACCTCTGTGGCGACCTTCCCGAACATCCCGACCAAGAGCCCGCTACTAACGACGCCAAAATCCTCGTTGTCGCTCATTCGAACGCGATCCTCAAACAGTGGGAGCGCGAAATCCAGGAAAAACTCGGGCTGCCGATGCCCGAGCGCACCGACGCGGATCTCCCCGACAAGCTCCATTTCGCCACTGGCAAGGTCGAGTTCTATACGGCTCAGTCACTGCTGCCCCGCTATGATCGCGATCTCGAAGACGAGTACGATCTTGTGATCTACGATGAAGTCCATCACTACTCGAATGTCAAAGGATTCGGCAAGGCCATCACTCGGCCCAACTACAAAGCTGCAATCGGGCTCTCGGCAACAATCGGCGATGAGGACGGACCGAAGCGCCGTCAGTTGGAGCAGGTCCTCGCTCCAGTTGTCTACACGTATGGATTACAGGAGGCGTTGGCCGATAGTATCATTCCGGAGTTTGAATGGACCGTCCATCCCACGGCACTCGATCCACACGAACGGAGCGAATGGCAAAAGACGACCGACTCTATTACGAACACCTTCCGAGCGATCAAAGCGAGCCCTGAAACACGGCGCGCCCTTGAACGACTGAGTGTTCCCTTTACCGAGATGCGAGACCTGGGTGACTTCATCCAGGCGTTTCAGGCTGCAGGCATTGAACGAAACGGGAACGTTCCCGACTCCTGGGAACGATTGCAAGCGGCGATCCAGAGTCGTAACTGGATCCGCCACCGGTCCCGCCCGAAGCTCGACGATGCCATCCGACTCGCCAAAGATTACCTGATCGATTCGGATCAGCAGGTGAAGCTCGTCATCTTCTCGATGGATATTGCCTCGGCAAACAGGATTGCTGAGGAGCTTCGTGAGATCTCTGATAACGTCTTCTTAGCCCACAGTAAACTCGCGAGTTCGTCGAAGAAGAATACAAAGCTCGTCCAGCAGAATATCGATGGCTTCGCGAAAGCACAGAACGGTGTGCTCGTGTCCCCGCGATTGCTTGATGAGGGTATCGATGTTCCCGACGCTGAGGTAGGTATCAACGTCGCAGGAACGAAAACACAGCTTCAGCTTGTCCAACGGATGGGTCGGATTCTTCGCAAACATGGCGATAAGAAGCCCCATTTCCATCACTACATCTCGGTTCCCGACGAAGAATATCTCGAGGGGCTCGACTCAAAGGAGTACGCACAGGAACTCAACTGGGTTCGTGAGTTAGGGACCAAGATCGGCCAACAGCCAATCATCGATGACGCGACGGTCAATCCGGACGTTATCCATCATGCAGAACAACGTGGTAACGAACTCTGGGCACAGGACCTTCTCAACGATATTGGCGTTGAAACGGTTCAAGGAACCATCCATCTCGATCAGGTTCTTGAGGATCTAACTGGGCCAGCTGCTGGAACGATTAGAAGCCACCTTGAGATAGACGATAATGAGCTAAGTAGGGACACCTGGCAAGCTACGATGGAGGAACTCCGTGAACAGGATTTACTACCGGTTCCAGTATTGCAGCGGGTCTGGTGGCTGTTCCCGCTATATCGGGAACGGCCATCGGAGCTGGACGAGCTGTTGGTTGAGGTCGTTCGTGTAAAGGGAGATGATAGGAAGACTTCGACAGCCACTACGAGTGAGCAAGAATCAGCGATCGAGGATGAAAAAGACGTTGAAGCTGACCAAGATCTCAATGAGAGTGAGCCTCTGGAATCCGCTCAACAATCGGGACCACCAGATGTCGGCCAGCAGGATACAATACGCGCTAACGGTAGTAATGGAAAGTCCGATGACAAGTGTGTAAGCCATGGACAGTCTAAGAAATGCGATGATCCGGAGGGGAAAGGAGAGATCAACGCAGAGCCGAAATCACCTCAGCAACCAATATCCATCACCGATACCTCTAGGAGCAGTAATCGATATTCCGACAAGACTCGGAGAAGAGAAACTCCCGCTATTGAGAACAAGGACTCAAATTTGCAGGGAACTGCTAGATTGAGCGAGTTTGAGTGGCAACAATCGGAAGGTCTACTAGCGAAGTTGTGGAAACGAATTCGTGGCCGCTGA
- a CDS encoding secondary thiamine-phosphate synthase enzyme YjbQ — protein sequence MTIEVSTTERIDIVDITSEVAEAVPADVSHGACLVFVSHTTAGVILNENEHRLLNDIIQAVDNLVPADEDYEHDVIDDNAAAHLQAMILGESVTVPIVDGELDLGRWQSVLFVECDGPRTRRVSVTVIEG from the coding sequence ATGACCATCGAAGTGTCGACCACCGAGCGCATCGATATCGTGGATATCACTAGCGAAGTTGCCGAAGCAGTCCCCGCAGATGTCTCTCATGGAGCGTGTCTGGTCTTCGTCTCGCACACGACTGCAGGAGTGATCCTCAACGAAAACGAACATCGGCTACTGAACGATATCATCCAAGCAGTCGATAACCTCGTTCCAGCCGACGAAGATTACGAGCACGACGTTATCGACGACAACGCTGCCGCGCACCTTCAAGCGATGATACTCGGCGAGAGCGTGACGGTACCCATCGTTGATGGAGAGTTGGATCTCGGACGCTGGCAGTCGGTGCTATTCGTCGAGTGTGACGGCCCGCGGACCCGTCGTGTCTCTGTTACCGTCATCGAAGGATAA
- a CDS encoding PD-(D/E)XK nuclease family protein gives MSDDRQPVSPSSLAVYATCPRQFEYDKRWQVETPEASRRYLDRGLVYHGVIEDTCEQFRDEEATNEEIRRFAFERLDQRWVTETDRAQYASDAQYHYDRDLTSAALESFFDTDGLDHVRNSVVTEEWLTCEHNGVQLRGRADNIVRTDDGIRVVDYKGSLNGIVSWYSADQISQHRAGEEYAAGILKSVFQAATYIEGAKQLEMYDPDMDVEFSFYALLKDKTRTPHTEGIRVTVSGGEREVTDIYEDNREDIWEIIANCYRGIIGEHYEPERWEQIREHACGDCDYQSMCGDYLSGEVRIDG, from the coding sequence GTGAGTGACGATCGACAGCCCGTTTCGCCGTCGAGTCTAGCAGTGTACGCCACCTGTCCGCGCCAGTTCGAATACGATAAACGGTGGCAAGTCGAGACACCCGAAGCCTCCCGCCGCTATCTCGATCGAGGGCTCGTCTATCACGGAGTAATCGAAGACACCTGTGAGCAGTTCAGAGACGAGGAAGCAACTAACGAGGAGATCCGGCGCTTCGCGTTCGAGCGCCTCGATCAGCGATGGGTGACCGAGACTGATCGAGCGCAGTACGCATCCGATGCTCAGTATCACTACGATCGCGATCTCACGAGTGCCGCGCTCGAATCGTTTTTCGACACCGATGGACTAGACCACGTTCGCAATTCAGTCGTGACTGAAGAATGGCTCACCTGCGAGCACAATGGGGTCCAGTTGCGCGGTCGTGCTGATAACATCGTTCGCACCGATGACGGGATTCGCGTCGTCGATTACAAAGGCTCACTCAACGGGATCGTCAGCTGGTACTCGGCCGATCAGATCAGTCAGCATCGAGCGGGCGAGGAGTACGCTGCAGGAATCCTCAAAAGCGTCTTTCAGGCGGCGACGTACATCGAGGGCGCAAAACAACTCGAGATGTACGACCCAGACATGGATGTCGAATTTTCGTTCTACGCGTTATTGAAGGATAAAACCCGGACGCCGCACACGGAGGGTATTCGAGTCACTGTCTCCGGCGGCGAGCGCGAGGTCACCGACATCTACGAGGACAATCGGGAGGACATCTGGGAGATAATCGCCAACTGCTACAGGGGAATCATCGGAGAGCACTACGAGCCCGAGCGCTGGGAGCAGATCCGTGAGCACGCGTGTGGGGACTGTGATTACCAGTCGATGTGTGGCGACTACCTCAGTGGGGAGGTGCGTATCGATGGCTAA
- a CDS encoding HNH endonuclease: MGVAVHSFSEFKGQRQHGISTPVDLPVILIFTDVESKEYGYSDQFFDNGIFVYSGEGQQGDMAMEGGNERILNHKDRGDVLHVFEKVGDISGADVFSYDGQCEYVDHFWEQAPDVNGNLRRAVRFKLAPLGGIEADITEAEAASLSEDDLFRRAKQALSTKDTTETTTYGSSNEKSYFRSQLVRDFALSVANGVCQACEKNAPFRTNMGKPFLEVHHIHRRSDGGLDDPENIIAVCPNCHRETHYGEAGDGINSGLIQKAEDRNRRFS; encoded by the coding sequence ATGGGCGTGGCCGTCCATTCTTTCTCGGAATTCAAGGGTCAGCGTCAGCACGGAATCTCAACACCAGTTGATCTCCCTGTTATACTCATTTTCACAGATGTTGAAAGCAAGGAGTATGGCTACAGCGACCAGTTCTTCGACAATGGAATCTTCGTCTACTCTGGAGAGGGTCAGCAAGGAGACATGGCTATGGAAGGGGGGAATGAACGGATACTCAATCACAAAGACCGCGGTGATGTACTTCATGTCTTTGAGAAAGTGGGAGACATCAGCGGTGCAGACGTATTCTCGTATGATGGCCAATGCGAGTATGTAGACCACTTCTGGGAACAAGCCCCTGATGTGAATGGAAACTTGAGGCGAGCTGTCCGGTTCAAGCTAGCTCCTCTTGGTGGGATCGAAGCTGATATCACCGAAGCAGAGGCTGCATCGCTCTCCGAAGACGATCTCTTTCGGAGAGCAAAGCAAGCTCTTTCCACAAAGGACACTACCGAAACCACAACATACGGTAGTTCGAACGAGAAATCGTATTTTCGGAGCCAGTTGGTACGAGACTTCGCGTTATCAGTTGCTAATGGTGTTTGCCAGGCCTGTGAAAAGAATGCGCCCTTTAGAACTAATATGGGGAAGCCATTTCTAGAAGTTCACCATATTCATCGCCGAAGCGACGGCGGTCTTGACGATCCAGAGAACATTATTGCAGTTTGTCCTAACTGTCATCGAGAGACACACTATGGAGAAGCTGGTGATGGAATCAACAGTGGGCTTATTCAGAAAGCAGAAGACCGCAACCGTCGATTTTCGTGA
- a CDS encoding endonuclease/exonuclease/phosphatase family protein — protein MVDAITVMTWNLHGENNPSRETIAEQIEFLEEHHHENRSSKEDEPPSGDTDLFLLQAVDYSKKDETKDFSHFQQIKKHFEDRGFHTADNRDWNRQLHDLDVQPYHNITSPFKRCKITASRWPLDRKELDLRNNGNGKPRGLNYFYSSFLTGPFVSDIHLPDEDTTDKEGLEVWNTSIIHGAGWKEEKIKALETVYSRIYLQNRKTDKKIILGGDFNAPWKETNEQGNVQIHPHSPDSKHLDKPFYGDPYRYQDGEGGTQQFSFNQRWRNAESYIFDVEKSDWDMRDAYWHADDSLSLPSTDDHTHVVNNGNPPNKRLDHILADDHFTVSSCEIQNGVGDDIEANGFENGVTPSDHAPVKATLQIE, from the coding sequence GTGGTCGACGCTATCACCGTTATGACTTGGAATCTGCACGGAGAGAACAATCCTTCCAGAGAAACGATAGCAGAGCAGATAGAATTCCTGGAAGAACATCACCACGAGAACAGATCCTCTAAAGAGGATGAACCTCCCTCTGGGGACACGGACCTCTTTCTTCTCCAAGCTGTCGACTATAGCAAGAAAGACGAAACCAAAGACTTCAGTCACTTCCAGCAGATCAAGAAGCACTTTGAGGATCGCGGCTTCCACACGGCAGACAACCGTGATTGGAACCGTCAGCTCCACGACCTCGACGTCCAGCCCTACCACAACATTACGAGTCCGTTCAAACGATGCAAAATCACCGCTAGTCGCTGGCCACTCGATAGAAAAGAGTTAGATCTGAGAAACAATGGAAATGGGAAACCACGGGGCCTCAATTATTTCTACAGCAGCTTCCTCACTGGTCCGTTCGTCTCCGACATCCATCTCCCGGACGAAGACACTACCGACAAGGAGGGACTCGAAGTCTGGAATACGAGCATCATCCACGGTGCAGGCTGGAAAGAAGAGAAAATCAAAGCACTCGAAACAGTCTACAGCAGAATCTATCTCCAGAATCGAAAGACGGACAAGAAAATCATTCTCGGTGGCGACTTCAACGCACCTTGGAAAGAAACCAACGAACAGGGAAACGTTCAGATACACCCCCACAGTCCAGATTCAAAGCATCTCGACAAACCCTTCTACGGAGATCCATACCGCTATCAGGATGGAGAGGGAGGTACCCAACAGTTTTCATTTAACCAGCGCTGGCGGAACGCAGAGAGCTACATCTTCGATGTAGAGAAAAGTGACTGGGACATGAGGGATGCCTACTGGCATGCTGATGATAGCCTCAGCCTACCCAGCACCGACGACCACACTCACGTCGTCAATAATGGAAATCCACCTAACAAGCGATTAGACCACATCCTCGCTGACGACCACTTCACCGTCAGTAGCTGCGAAATCCAGAACGGTGTCGGCGACGACATCGAGGCGAACGGATTCGAGAATGGCGTCACGCCGAGCGACCACGCACCGGTCAAAGCCACGTTACAGATCGAGTGA
- a CDS encoding PD-(D/E)XK nuclease family protein translates to MSEYDIALSGKLYEYPFLSTDIGDQIAPLYANLAEEYGIDNVLVVKRFPTETDDIAESLGNAIEGIERPNVVGLSAHAIHTLEELPNPPRQLDITESSLLLSSFIKRRNWTTEYLERASERDSFEFDVERLVQEATWQGNVINTDDPVLAELAKVNDTYHEWLADADLLPSPGTFSYLLDALADTDLQNRVQETYDAVLALEFEEFTAIDRAYLARITHDCELICVAERDSAIQRTWNEPGRISDYTPDLHTTTEQGTTPRTTPAAIADFLATGDTAGEPDDGLATVIEATTFEEQVGTVGEEIERLHRVEDIPYDEMAVVLRDSNSRIPETLRLLRTTGIPVRSATVSGLEQDPAARELYALTSWCLETVGTTVGEGDVGWSTDRARTVLSARVPDLSNETLAEIAECGRNESLTAALDMWLLRSNLKHRTAANEDPFQAKSQFEHVDTVRSLAQTLDDSDLLDATWESLGRGLEREMQRATSDKIATELELPEGGVLVDAARVLKNTSKEAVFLLSVVDQEYPADPQLNSLFPPPVIEQLEEYPAFTTPDSSDVRRTFEYAREEITRPLHAYYAALSRRMLAIGARAATTNLYFGTYREDRTGSGRNHQQSRFLDAVEDTFGELDRLDHDDIHTHGRAVRFSLNRVDDAFENVRRAGLVRDPVDLDALEADFAGVQELLQADPPEDLSDAIEARVDFAEGVVRRE, encoded by the coding sequence GTGAGCGAATACGACATTGCTCTCTCTGGCAAGCTATACGAATATCCGTTTCTCTCCACCGATATTGGTGATCAGATTGCACCGTTGTATGCAAATCTTGCTGAAGAATACGGGATTGACAATGTCCTCGTCGTAAAGCGGTTTCCGACTGAGACAGACGATATCGCTGAGTCCCTTGGGAATGCAATCGAAGGTATTGAGCGACCGAACGTCGTAGGACTGTCGGCTCACGCAATCCATACTTTAGAAGAACTCCCGAATCCGCCTCGCCAACTCGATATCACTGAATCATCGCTACTACTATCTTCGTTTATCAAGCGTCGGAACTGGACTACCGAATACCTTGAGCGAGCATCTGAGAGAGACTCGTTTGAGTTCGACGTCGAGAGACTCGTCCAAGAAGCGACGTGGCAGGGCAATGTGATTAATACAGACGACCCTGTACTCGCGGAACTCGCGAAGGTCAACGATACCTATCACGAGTGGCTCGCTGATGCGGATCTCTTGCCGTCACCAGGGACATTCAGCTACCTGCTAGATGCACTTGCCGATACCGACCTCCAGAATCGAGTCCAGGAAACATATGACGCAGTTTTGGCACTAGAATTCGAGGAATTCACAGCAATTGATCGTGCGTACCTGGCCCGTATCACTCATGATTGCGAATTGATTTGCGTTGCCGAGCGCGACAGCGCCATTCAGCGGACGTGGAACGAGCCTGGTCGAATCTCCGATTATACGCCGGATCTGCATACCACTACTGAGCAGGGAACGACCCCACGAACGACTCCGGCGGCGATTGCTGACTTCTTGGCGACTGGTGATACTGCTGGAGAGCCCGACGATGGATTAGCGACAGTCATCGAAGCCACGACGTTCGAAGAGCAAGTCGGGACTGTCGGTGAAGAAATCGAGCGTCTCCACCGAGTCGAGGATATTCCCTACGACGAAATGGCGGTCGTCCTGCGCGATTCGAATTCGCGAATCCCGGAAACCCTTCGCTTGTTACGGACGACTGGCATTCCAGTTCGATCGGCGACTGTCAGTGGACTCGAGCAAGATCCTGCAGCGCGTGAATTGTATGCACTCACGAGCTGGTGTCTTGAGACGGTCGGCACAACAGTCGGAGAGGGAGATGTCGGGTGGTCCACGGACCGGGCCCGAACTGTGCTCAGTGCACGCGTCCCCGATCTCTCTAACGAGACGCTGGCCGAGATTGCTGAATGCGGTCGTAATGAGAGCCTCACCGCAGCCCTCGACATGTGGCTGCTACGGTCGAATCTGAAACACCGGACCGCTGCCAACGAAGACCCCTTCCAAGCGAAATCCCAGTTCGAACACGTCGATACCGTCCGGTCGCTGGCGCAAACACTGGATGACTCGGACCTTCTCGATGCAACGTGGGAATCTCTCGGTAGGGGCCTCGAGCGGGAGATGCAACGAGCAACGAGCGACAAGATCGCTACCGAACTCGAGCTCCCAGAGGGTGGAGTCCTCGTCGATGCAGCTCGTGTACTGAAAAACACCAGCAAGGAGGCAGTCTTCCTTTTGAGCGTCGTCGACCAAGAATACCCCGCCGATCCACAGCTCAACTCGCTGTTTCCACCCCCAGTGATCGAACAGTTGGAAGAGTATCCTGCCTTCACGACCCCTGATTCGAGCGACGTTCGGCGTACCTTCGAATACGCCAGAGAGGAGATTACACGGCCGCTGCATGCCTATTATGCAGCACTGAGTCGCCGAATGCTCGCGATCGGGGCACGAGCGGCGACGACAAATCTGTATTTCGGTACCTATCGAGAGGACCGTACCGGGAGTGGCCGCAACCACCAGCAGTCACGATTTCTCGACGCAGTAGAAGACACGTTCGGCGAACTCGACCGTCTCGATCACGACGACATCCACACCCACGGTCGGGCAGTGCGATTTTCGTTGAACCGTGTCGACGATGCGTTCGAAAACGTTCGTCGAGCGGGCTTAGTCCGAGACCCTGTCGATCTCGACGCTCTCGAAGCGGATTTCGCTGGAGTCCAGGAACTGCTCCAAGCCGATCCGCCGGAGGATCTATCGGATGCGATCGAAGCACGGGTCGATTTCGCCGAGGGGGTAGTTCGTCGTGAGTGA
- a CDS encoding HNH endonuclease: MTIEDIGQQQLRTHSVLGWNPSQLDMPKQRANWLRSFGLVQRDDDNYTLTDEGWQFTESAIEQWSNDSTVATEDESPIAASTYETTVQARSVDPEFRATILERYGATCPVSGVDYPALLDVAHVLSWSEYPDCRADPTNVLPLSKTHHAAFDRELFTIDQDYRLQVNPEFDTESEILRTTIVDNDGAPVPFRNQKPDAEYLNRHNETLDWVTT, translated from the coding sequence ATGACGATCGAAGACATCGGTCAACAGCAGCTGCGAACTCACTCGGTTCTGGGATGGAATCCATCACAACTGGACATGCCGAAACAGCGTGCCAACTGGCTGCGTAGCTTCGGTCTTGTACAGCGAGATGACGATAACTACACGCTCACTGACGAAGGATGGCAATTCACCGAATCAGCTATCGAACAGTGGTCCAACGACTCGACAGTAGCTACGGAAGACGAGTCGCCGATAGCGGCCAGCACATATGAGACGACCGTCCAGGCTCGGTCAGTCGATCCCGAGTTTCGAGCCACAATTCTCGAACGATATGGTGCTACGTGCCCCGTTTCAGGCGTCGACTATCCCGCACTGCTGGACGTAGCTCACGTTCTCTCGTGGAGTGAGTATCCCGATTGCAGAGCGGACCCGACAAACGTGCTTCCGCTCAGTAAGACACACCATGCTGCATTCGATCGAGAACTCTTTACCATCGATCAGGACTATCGCCTCCAAGTGAATCCCGAATTCGATACTGAGAGCGAAATCTTACGGACCACTATCGTCGATAACGATGGAGCGCCAGTACCGTTCCGAAATCAGAAACCGGATGCAGAGTACCTCAATCGCCACAACGAGACGCTGGATTGGGTCACTACGTGA